Proteins encoded within one genomic window of Saccharopolyspora pogona:
- a CDS encoding DUF397 domain-containing protein, which translates to MDVITNWRTSSRSNGHGGMCVEVGSGTDVVGVRDTKNRDGGTLVFQSQAWGSFLAAVKAERFG; encoded by the coding sequence ATGGACGTCATCACGAACTGGCGCACGTCTAGCCGTAGCAACGGACATGGCGGGATGTGCGTCGAGGTTGGCAGTGGCACCGACGTGGTTGGGGTGCGGGATACGAAGAATCGGGACGGCGGGACATTGGTCTTCCAGTCGCAAGCCTGGGGATCCTTCTTAGCCGCCGTCAAGGCTGAGCGGTTCGGCTGA
- a CDS encoding zinc finger protein, with translation MADYLTYVWRPVTGGRHAFPIAATKVPREEQVKAFCGAEANAAELHDRSEVDWIREDTCMRCWHTLTTRL, from the coding sequence ATGGCTGACTACTTGACCTACGTGTGGCGCCCGGTCACGGGCGGCCGCCACGCGTTTCCCATCGCGGCAACGAAAGTTCCGCGCGAGGAGCAGGTGAAGGCGTTCTGCGGAGCAGAAGCGAACGCGGCGGAGCTGCACGACCGGTCCGAAGTGGACTGGATCCGCGAGGACACCTGCATGCGCTGCTGGCACACCCTCACCACCCGCCTGTGA
- a CDS encoding helix-turn-helix domain-containing protein, which translates to MEKTELLEQVRRLRSEGKSPKEIARALDVRPSAVAPLVRAVAAQDRATAELPELVGCWINVGWSQGLSVVGRPDVIEPAQDGAGGLVGVLIARRHRWDKVSVCGYLVDVYCLGVKNALGPDITDDVALRRFLPEYFRTFPNGWKEAPIELAQEIVFGAVEYARGLGFEPHADFLKAADHLGTWEGPSGITFGNEGKPCYISGPYDNQRRVIDTLHRTVGPPPNFDHIVTM; encoded by the coding sequence GTGGAAAAGACCGAGCTTCTCGAACAAGTGCGTCGGCTACGTAGTGAAGGTAAGTCGCCGAAGGAAATCGCCCGTGCTCTTGATGTACGTCCGTCCGCGGTGGCTCCTCTGGTGCGGGCCGTCGCGGCGCAAGATCGCGCCACGGCCGAGTTGCCGGAACTCGTTGGCTGCTGGATCAACGTGGGTTGGAGCCAGGGACTTTCCGTTGTCGGCCGGCCCGACGTGATTGAACCAGCACAGGACGGCGCCGGCGGGCTGGTGGGCGTGCTGATTGCGCGCAGGCACCGCTGGGACAAGGTGTCGGTGTGCGGATACCTGGTGGACGTCTATTGCCTGGGAGTCAAGAACGCGCTCGGGCCGGACATCACCGACGACGTCGCCCTGCGGCGGTTCCTGCCGGAGTACTTCAGGACCTTCCCGAACGGTTGGAAGGAGGCTCCGATCGAACTCGCGCAGGAGATCGTGTTCGGCGCCGTCGAGTACGCGCGCGGCCTCGGTTTCGAACCCCACGCCGATTTCTTGAAGGCCGCCGACCACCTCGGTACCTGGGAAGGCCCGTCCGGCATCACCTTTGGCAACGAGGGCAAGCCGTGCTACATCTCGGGCCCGTATGACAACCAGCGCCGGGTGATTGACACTCTGCACCGCACGGTGGGCCCGCCACCCAACTTCGATCACATCGTGACGATGTGA
- a CDS encoding helix-turn-helix domain-containing protein, with the protein MSKRAQPTVRKRRLAATLRSLRDQAGVSPEQVMEELDWSRSKVSKVETANMGVSVSDVRVLCELYGADYKITEWLVKTARDAKRRGWWASYNDAMPSIFEDYVELESEATCAHYFEIDLIPGLLQTADYAVALMETTSPEAAKETTRARAELRMRRQERLLSGEMSLWAIIDESALLRGTGTAETRSGQIRRLLDAMDLQNVVLQILPLRAGSHPASGSPFGQLHFPEPIPSVVFVDNVAGSLYIEEPDEVARFSTAFDHLRATAVDARESRKLLTAALKAVDAER; encoded by the coding sequence ATGTCCAAGCGCGCACAGCCAACAGTCCGCAAGCGCCGCCTTGCGGCCACGTTGCGCAGCCTCCGCGACCAAGCAGGAGTGAGCCCAGAGCAGGTCATGGAGGAGCTGGACTGGTCCCGTTCGAAGGTCTCCAAGGTCGAGACCGCGAACATGGGGGTCTCCGTATCGGATGTGCGGGTGCTTTGCGAGCTCTACGGAGCTGACTACAAGATCACCGAATGGCTGGTGAAGACTGCCCGCGACGCAAAGCGCCGTGGGTGGTGGGCCTCCTACAACGATGCGATGCCCTCAATCTTCGAGGACTACGTTGAACTGGAGTCTGAAGCGACCTGCGCGCACTACTTCGAGATCGACTTGATCCCGGGCTTGCTCCAGACCGCAGACTATGCGGTTGCGCTGATGGAAACGACCTCTCCGGAAGCAGCAAAGGAGACCACCAGGGCACGGGCCGAACTACGCATGCGGCGACAAGAGCGCTTGCTGTCTGGCGAAATGTCCTTGTGGGCGATCATCGATGAGTCCGCGCTACTGCGTGGCACGGGCACCGCTGAGACCCGCAGCGGCCAGATTCGGCGCCTTCTGGACGCGATGGACCTGCAGAACGTGGTCCTGCAGATCTTGCCCCTCCGGGCCGGGTCGCATCCGGCGAGCGGATCGCCCTTCGGTCAACTCCACTTTCCCGAGCCGATTCCGAGTGTCGTCTTCGTCGACAACGTGGCTGGAAGCCTGTACATCGAGGAACCCGACGAAGTTGCTCGGTTCAGCACCGCCTTCGATCACCTTCGAGCGACGGCTGTAGATGCGAGAGAATCGCGAAAGCTGCTCACAGCGGCTTTGAAGGCGGTCGATGCAGAGAGGTGA
- a CDS encoding SWIM zinc finger family protein translates to MAWFTESDLRRLAGERSFDRGLGYQDAVGSIAELPDGVVASVAGTDSYRVRLRDLGGRLGGDCSCPYGREGAFCKHCVAVGLRILAVAPRDAKLAPGSDVRAFLETLDQSELVDLIWQQAQDDPALYQRLRLLAATTSDQPDFSALRDQIDLLQTDWLDYDEAVAYADRTYGTLDALRRLLPDHATDVQSLLREVMTHVGAAAGCGEGEVEEVADAAWQLYLDACEVDPPDPEELGHWLAYFRLNGSDWPSIELCEVIELLGSEGLAAYRLGLDQPGSRCPVWRLRWLREELVRETEDTDTLIKTFAEDLSNPYSYVRIADVLREAGRVDEAIDWLQRGLRDMGRRDPRLVDLLVDLYQAEGRGPDAVELLEAGFADAPDEGTYRRLRGAAERTGQWSQLRERAHQVLRKRVEAGKSFAAATLARILLAEDDIDASWQVVQHYDCDPSTRMAVAERRAETHPADAIAIYRPQVDTAIAETNRQGYLRAAQLLTALRGLHSRIGEREAFAADVRQLKETHRRKRNFLSTLAEHGL, encoded by the coding sequence ATGGCGTGGTTTACCGAAAGTGACTTGCGGCGGCTTGCTGGGGAGCGGTCCTTTGATCGGGGATTGGGTTACCAGGACGCCGTGGGCAGCATCGCCGAGTTGCCCGACGGCGTCGTGGCGAGCGTGGCCGGCACCGACAGCTATCGGGTTCGGTTGCGTGACCTCGGCGGCAGGCTGGGCGGGGACTGCAGCTGTCCTTATGGGCGCGAGGGCGCTTTCTGCAAGCACTGCGTCGCCGTCGGGTTGCGGATTCTTGCTGTCGCACCACGAGACGCCAAGCTTGCGCCGGGTTCCGATGTTCGGGCTTTCCTGGAGACCCTGGACCAGAGTGAACTCGTTGATCTGATCTGGCAGCAGGCGCAGGACGATCCCGCGCTCTACCAACGCTTGCGGTTGCTGGCGGCCACCACGTCGGACCAGCCAGATTTTTCGGCACTGCGTGATCAGATCGATCTGCTGCAGACAGATTGGCTCGATTACGACGAAGCGGTCGCCTATGCCGACCGCACCTACGGCACGCTGGACGCGCTTCGCCGGCTGTTGCCCGATCACGCGACTGACGTGCAGTCCTTGCTGCGTGAGGTGATGACTCACGTGGGCGCCGCCGCCGGTTGCGGCGAGGGTGAGGTGGAGGAGGTCGCTGATGCGGCTTGGCAGCTCTATCTGGATGCCTGCGAGGTCGATCCGCCCGATCCGGAGGAGCTGGGGCACTGGCTGGCCTACTTCCGGCTCAACGGTTCGGATTGGCCCAGCATCGAACTGTGTGAAGTCATCGAACTGCTCGGTTCGGAGGGGCTCGCGGCTTATCGGCTCGGCCTGGATCAGCCCGGAAGCCGATGCCCGGTGTGGCGGCTACGCTGGCTGCGCGAGGAGCTCGTCCGGGAAACCGAGGACACCGACACGCTGATCAAGACCTTTGCCGAGGACCTCTCCAATCCTTACTCCTACGTGCGAATCGCCGATGTGCTGCGCGAGGCCGGTCGCGTTGATGAGGCGATCGACTGGTTGCAGCGCGGTCTTCGGGACATGGGTCGGCGGGATCCGCGGCTTGTGGACCTGCTCGTCGACCTCTACCAGGCGGAAGGCCGTGGGCCCGATGCGGTGGAGCTCCTGGAAGCCGGATTCGCCGATGCTCCCGACGAGGGCACCTACCGGCGATTGCGCGGGGCCGCCGAGCGGACCGGACAATGGTCGCAGCTGCGCGAGCGGGCGCACCAGGTGCTGCGCAAGCGAGTCGAGGCCGGGAAATCCTTCGCGGCCGCAACACTGGCGCGGATTCTGCTGGCGGAAGACGACATCGATGCGTCCTGGCAGGTGGTACAGCATTATGACTGCGACCCGTCGACCCGAATGGCCGTCGCGGAGCGCCGGGCGGAGACCCACCCGGCCGATGCCATCGCCATCTACCGGCCGCAGGTCGACACGGCCATCGCGGAAACCAACCGCCAGGGCTACCTCCGCGCAGCTCAGTTGTTGACGGCGTTGCGGGGCCTGCACTCCCGCATTGGAGAAAGGGAGGCGTTCGCGGCAGACGTTCGGCAGCTGAAGGAAACCCACCGGCGCAAGCGAAACTTCCTGTCCACCCTCGCCGAACACGGCTTGTGA